A single Mastomys coucha isolate ucsf_1 chromosome X, UCSF_Mcou_1, whole genome shotgun sequence DNA region contains:
- the Nxt2 gene encoding NTF2-related export protein 2 isoform X1, translated as MKKFGSNWSNGDTHFGKSGSFYEEPQTTCRYQRPQPSEEVLTPPARAQEQSISSSPMAMAVNFKTYVDQACRAAEEFVNIYYEAMDKRRRALVRLYLDKATLIWNGNVVTGLEALANFFEMLPSSEFQINMLDCQPVHEQATQCQTTVLVVTSGIVKFDGNKQHFFNQNFLLTAQSTPNSTVWKIASDCFRFQDWASI; from the exons ATGAAAAAATTTGGTAGTAACTGGTCCAATGGGGACACACATTTTGGAAAGTCTGGCAGTTTCTACGAGGAGCCACAAACCACCTGCAGATA CCAAAGGCCCCAGCCGAGTGAGGAAGTGCTGACACCTCCGGCGCGTGCTCAGGAGCAGAGCATTTCAAGCTCCCCGATGGCCATGGCTGTG aattttaaaacttatgtGGATCAGGCGTGTAGAGCTGCTGAGGAGTTTGTCAATATTTACTATGAGGCAATGGACAAAAGACGACGC GCCCTTGTCAGGCTGTATTTGGACAAGGCTACTCTAATTTGGAATGGAAATGTTGTTACGGGACTGGAAGCCCTTGctaatttttttgagatgttGCCTTCCAGTGAATTCCAGATCAATATGTTAGATTGCCAACCAGTTCATG AGCAAGCCACCCAGTGCCAGACTACAGTGCTTGTTGTGACCAGTGGAATCGTGAAGTTTGATGGAAACAAGCAACATTTCTTTAACCAGAACTTCCTGCTGACTGCGCAGAGCACTCCTAATAGCACTGTGTGGAAGATTGCAAGTGACTGCTTCCGTTTTCAAGACTGGGCTAGTATTTAA
- the Nxt2 gene encoding NTF2-related export protein 2 isoform X2: MAMAVNFKTYVDQACRAAEEFVNIYYEAMDKRRRALVRLYLDKATLIWNGNVVTGLEALANFFEMLPSSEFQINMLDCQPVHEQATQCQTTVLVVTSGIVKFDGNKQHFFNQNFLLTAQSTPNSTVWKIASDCFRFQDWASI; encoded by the exons ATGGCCATGGCTGTG aattttaaaacttatgtGGATCAGGCGTGTAGAGCTGCTGAGGAGTTTGTCAATATTTACTATGAGGCAATGGACAAAAGACGACGC GCCCTTGTCAGGCTGTATTTGGACAAGGCTACTCTAATTTGGAATGGAAATGTTGTTACGGGACTGGAAGCCCTTGctaatttttttgagatgttGCCTTCCAGTGAATTCCAGATCAATATGTTAGATTGCCAACCAGTTCATG AGCAAGCCACCCAGTGCCAGACTACAGTGCTTGTTGTGACCAGTGGAATCGTGAAGTTTGATGGAAACAAGCAACATTTCTTTAACCAGAACTTCCTGCTGACTGCGCAGAGCACTCCTAATAGCACTGTGTGGAAGATTGCAAGTGACTGCTTCCGTTTTCAAGACTGGGCTAGTATTTAA